ACACATTGGTACACAGGTGCCGCATCAGAAAATGAATTATTTATTTGCATGCCAAAAGAAGATTGGAGCGAAACTACAATAACGTGGAATAATCAACCAAATGTGTTTTCAGAAAATCAAATTCACGTTCCAACTAGCCCCACAGGAGAAACAAGCATAGATTATGTTATTAATGTTTCTGATTTCTTACGCAAATGGTTTTGTGGAGAAAATGAAAATTATGGAATGCAAATACGCTTAGTTACAGAAGATTATTATAGAAGGCTGTGTTTTGCATCAAAAGAAAATGCTAATAGCGATTTATGGCCATTTATAGAAGCAGAATATGCTAAAATTGAAGCACCAGAAGACGATTCTGTTTGTGTTGGAAGTGTTGTAAATTTGAATTGCAACCTAATAAATGCTGCTAATCCAAATGATTACACATTTAATTGGAAAAATCTAAACTCTGGAAAAACATATAGCGGAAAATCAATATCAGACACAATTATTTTAGCTGGAAAAAACGAATTTGTTGTAACTGTAACAAACCCATGGTGCCAAACGGCTATGGACACTGTTTGCATATATGGATTAGAAAAATACAATATTGAGATTTTTTCTGAAAACACTAGCATATGCAAAGGCGATACTGTTAAACTAACAGCAACAGGCGCTAGCCAATATCAATGGAGTAATGGAGAAAGTAGCGACAATATAACAGTTTCGCCATCATCAACTACAACATATTACGTTACAAGCACTGATACTAATGGATGCAGTGGTAGTGATACTATAACAATAACAGTTAACGATGTTCTTAATATAAATATAACAGCAGATAAAACAGAAATT
The window above is part of the Bacteroidales bacterium genome. Proteins encoded here:
- a CDS encoding DNRLRE domain-containing protein, with the protein product MLFGLVKLCNFKKAICFIAFLLSSFSLIFSQTYKFYPTDDAFVNTNDWGNCLGWENENNGNKNHIRIDTWTYHELGCGTGMHRTFIKFDFNITDNNSKYLYDNRAVLKLFHYGQTHWYTGAASENELFICMPKEDWSETTITWNNQPNVFSENQIHVPTSPTGETSIDYVINVSDFLRKWFCGENENYGMQIRLVTEDYYRRLCFASKENANSDLWPFIEAEYAKIEAPEDDSVCVGSVVNLNCNLINAANPNDYTFNWKNLNSGKTYSGKSISDTIILAGKNEFVVTVTNPWCQTAMDTVCIYGLEKYNIEIFSENTSICKGDTVKLTATGASQYQWSNGESSDNITVSPSSTTTYYVTSTDTNGCSGSDTITITVNDVLNINITADKTEICSGDAIKLIATGADQYEWSNGENSENIIVSPSLTTIYYVTGVDNNGCSGSDTISIKVSDAPSIYLTADKTVICPGDQVILISDCEQTMWYPDIYANSIIVSPTSDSCFKAICTDLETNCQAEDSINITVLKEEDCSDLDFYIY